DNA sequence from the Cohnella herbarum genome:
ATCATCGGCGGAGGGATGTCCGGCGTCATTTGCGGATACGTACTGGCCACGAGCGGCATCGATACCGTTCTCGTCGAACAGAAGACGATTGCCTCCGGGAGCACGTCCGCGAATACGGGACTTCTCCAATATTCGAACGACACCCTATTAAGCGAGTTTGCCGACCGGTTAGGCGAACAAACCGCCGTTAAATTCTATCAAGCATGCAAGAAAGCGACGGAACGTCTCAGCGATATCGCGGACGGATTGCGCAGGAAGGTCGATTTTAAACGCCGCAATAGTCTATACTACGCCTCCGAGGCCGAGGATGTCCCTATGCTGCGAAGAGAATATGAAATACTTCACCGGAACGGCTTCGATGCCGAATGGTGGGAGGAAAGCCGGATTGCGAATCATTTCCCCTTTCGCAAGGCGGCGGCGATCGTGACTCGCGGCGATGGCGAAGTAAACCCATATTTGTTCGTCCACTCCTTAGCCGAAGAGGCTCGTCTTAAAGGCTTGATCATTCACGAGAATACAGCCATGCTCTCCGTAGAACCAACGACAGGCGGGTATGTCGTGAACACGAACGGCGGGAAAATCGAGGCCGAGCATGTCATTTACGCGGTTGGATACGTTCCGGAATCCGCCGGCGGACATTGGATAAGAGCATTGATAAATCGTTCTTACGCTATCGTCACCGATCCGATCGATTCCTTAGCCGACTGGCACGAACGTTTCCTGTTATGGGAAACCGCCAGACCATACTTGTACGTCAGGACGACGGTCGATAATCGAATCGTAGTCGGCGGCTTGGACGAGAACATCCGCCAACCCGTCTTATCCGATCAAGAGCTCCGAAGCCGCTCGATGAGATTGCTCTCGGAACTGCATAAGCTGTTTCCCGAATGGACTCCGCGAATCCGATATGAATGGTGCGCGACTTTCGGAGAATCCGCGGACGGGCTGCCTTATCTCGGAGAGGATCCCGAACGCCCCGGACAGTATTATTGCCTAGGTTATGGAGGAAACGGTACGATCTACAGCATGTTAGGAGCGGAAATCATTCGCGACCGGTTACTTGGCTTGGATCATCCCGTCGCATCCATCGTTCGGCCTGATCGCTCGGTTACAGTTTCCTAATTCGGTTAGCAAGCAAAGAGTAAACGGCTATCGTCGCCCTTTCGGATGACGATAGCCGTTTTAATGAAAACAAGATCAACTCATCGTTTCATGAGCTCCCGCATCGCTTAGCAATGCCGATAGGCTTATTTCCGAAGAAGCTTCCGCCATAAGGACGTAACTTCCCGATTCCACCGCTCTTCTGCAGCTTTCCGCCGCATCGTCCGGAATTCCGATCTCGCGAAGCGTCTTCTCGCTTCCCGATCCCGTCTCGGAATCGTACCCGGCAATGATTACGCCTGCCGGATTCGCGCCTAACGAAGTACCCATCCCTACCGGAAATCCTCCGGCGAGCGGCGCGGCCGCCAAGGGGAGTCCGACTTCCTCTTCGTCTCCGCGGGTCTCTTGGATTTCGTACAGCTCCTCCAGATTGACTTCTCCATTAGAAGCCAATAACGGTGCGCCTTCCCGATTACTAACGATGACCCTGATTCCGTTAGCGTCTACTCCCGCATTTCGAAGAAACCGAATGGCTTCCAATACCTTTTCTTCTTGTTCGAAAATACCGATAGTTACAGTCATGCAAGACCCCTCCTATCCGGGATAGTCTAATATTCGCCTACATACTAGGTATACCCCGAAGCAGGCGCTTTGAACCTTGGAGCGCCCCCTCGGCCTGGCTTGAACAACGGCAACACATGAGCAACTAGCGATTCGCGTAACCCTTCTTAGCGGATTTTGCGAAATATCCGATTCGGGCTATTGCGAGTTTCGTAACGGTCAGCCAGGGGGGTGAAGGATAAGGATTCTTTCCCTCCGACGATCAGAAATCCCTCCAACGCCAAGCTCTCGTAGATTAACTTGTGAACCTGATCTCTTAGCTTGTTATTAAAATAGATCATCACATTGCGGCACAGGATGACATGGAATTCGTTAAACGAGCTATCCGTCACCAGATTGTGGCGCGCGATTACGGTATTACGGCGTAGATGCGGCTTGAGCATGACGACGCCATGATCGGAATCGTAATAGTCCGAGAAAGACCGCGTGCCGCCCGCCGCTTGATAATTTTTCGTATATTGCTTCATTCTATCGATCGAAATCATGCCGTCCTTCGCTCTTTGCAAAGCGTCCTCGTTAATATCCGT
Encoded proteins:
- a CDS encoding NAD(P)/FAD-dependent oxidoreductase; amino-acid sequence: MNLHFGNLFWPGTYTEPDRFPALDKSIRTRVVIIGGGMSGVICGYVLATSGIDTVLVEQKTIASGSTSANTGLLQYSNDTLLSEFADRLGEQTAVKFYQACKKATERLSDIADGLRRKVDFKRRNSLYYASEAEDVPMLRREYEILHRNGFDAEWWEESRIANHFPFRKAAAIVTRGDGEVNPYLFVHSLAEEARLKGLIIHENTAMLSVEPTTGGYVVNTNGGKIEAEHVIYAVGYVPESAGGHWIRALINRSYAIVTDPIDSLADWHERFLLWETARPYLYVRTTVDNRIVVGGLDENIRQPVLSDQELRSRSMRLLSELHKLFPEWTPRIRYEWCATFGESADGLPYLGEDPERPGQYYCLGYGGNGTIYSMLGAEIIRDRLLGLDHPVASIVRPDRSVTVS
- a CDS encoding general stress protein, whose translation is MTVTIGIFEQEEKVLEAIRFLRNAGVDANGIRVIVSNREGAPLLASNGEVNLEELYEIQETRGDEEEVGLPLAAAPLAGGFPVGMGTSLGANPAGVIIAGYDSETGSGSEKTLREIGIPDDAAESCRRAVESGSYVLMAEASSEISLSALLSDAGAHETMS
- a CDS encoding CheR family methyltransferase, yielding MSQHRSSDGELEKIETVLLLEGIYRRYGYDFRNYSYASIHRRIWHRIHLEGLSNVSSLQEQVMHDSDAFFRLLGDFFIPVTEMFRDPETFLVFRRDVVPLLRDLPYIRIWHAGCSTGEEVHSMAILLHEEGLLDKTRIYATDINEDALQRAKDGMISIDRMKQYTKNYQAAGGTRSFSDYYDSDHGVVMLKPHLRRNTVIARHNLVTDSSFNEFHVILCRNVMIYFNNKLRDQVHKLIYESLALEGFLIVGGKESLSFTPLADRYETRNSPNRIFRKIR